In Sebaldella termitidis ATCC 33386, one DNA window encodes the following:
- a CDS encoding PTS sugar transporter subunit IIA, which produces MKEINLSDVIPNNLVILNHEPFQNKETMFDILSKKFEKSGIVSDACAFKHSLEHRETLGSTYMGNLIALPHGRCKEVLKPGMAFCRCSDIFPYESYDEKGDVRYIFMLAISENDISNNHLRILAKLAGLLANDEFVKALDLVNNHSELMTLIETAGTDD; this is translated from the coding sequence GTGAAAGAAATTAATTTATCAGATGTGATTCCGAATAATCTGGTTATTCTAAATCATGAACCATTTCAAAACAAAGAAACAATGTTTGATATATTATCCAAAAAATTTGAAAAATCCGGAATTGTTTCTGATGCCTGTGCATTTAAGCATTCACTGGAACATCGGGAAACTCTGGGATCCACATATATGGGAAATCTTATCGCACTTCCGCACGGCAGATGTAAAGAAGTCCTAAAACCAGGAATGGCTTTTTGCAGATGTTCTGATATATTTCCTTATGAATCTTATGACGAAAAAGGTGATGTCAGATATATATTTATGCTTGCCATATCGGAAAATGATATTTCTAACAATCATCTCCGCATTCTGGCAAAACTTGCCGGTCTTCTGGCAAACGACGAATTTGTAAAAGCACTGGATCTGGTAAATAATCACAGTGAGCTTATGACATTAATAGAAACTGCAGGTACTGATGATTAA